A window of the Lactuca sativa cultivar Salinas chromosome 5, Lsat_Salinas_v11, whole genome shotgun sequence genome harbors these coding sequences:
- the LOC111912533 gene encoding uncharacterized protein LOC111912533 isoform X1 translates to MTTVGNHRRCRSEIVTSLNTQNQSNGFQRLKNQMQKALNWGGGQDFNQEILANQKRQWNQFHSTSSDATTKYQDPSSLFEHFLIAGIHPNANLEPVEDAFAHRKIWEDRADKTDLMDLKVMQFRSPPSVTMEPQILFKYPPGKRLSMRLGDLASFCFPTGVKACVMERTPSLNELNQVVYGQDHLTRDDSAFIFSLKVADNATLYGVCLHTQEFVQRPPGMLGAATPLSKKSGRGSRFLVTAPRCYCLLTRVPFFQLHYEMLNSIVAQERQNRITQFVSEVGPDRSLPAPPPNEDQVDETETTGQEEDPTPDRSWMDAAIPVDTTITLSAITTGIIDDTLNSPSWFQTGSPSVARKEMTYVDDSNNDAMEKRWECIGKMHGDHDSVRKADVDACVIPMNRTLERHGSVGPLFSLMKGVLSEDEGGVHFCSDRDATNKTIMEWAKENKNDLLQTVCNYHALRVPSYGGKICFRPLEHLPAIEYYRTAFAFGDQTVDMSEIPDKVKFKLAAIEEAVSLSNWTTITLCRALSLENVLILLSAVLLEKQVIITSPNLGVLSATVLSLIPMILPFEWQSLFLPVLPGKMFDFLDAPVPFVVGILHKPGDNKMKSSNNLVRVDLETNQVEMSSLPALPRHKELMTRLAPLHGRLSCDKTAAKKYPVYKSNKWQIEAATHFLAAMRQHLESLCSNLSSHIVPNVQCETDPAYYMFWLQANLLLKESYIDSFAYRDQRFVREFVDTQMFTVLSDIRLARHVG, encoded by the exons ATGACGACAGTAGGCAACCATAGACGTTGTAGAAGCGAAATAGTGACGTCATTAAATACTCAAAATCAAAGCAATGGTTTTCAACGATTGAAGAATCAAATGCAAAAAGCTTTAAACTGGGGTGGTGGCCAGGATTTCAACCAAGAGATTTTAGCTAATCAGAAACGTCAATGGAATCAGTTTCACTCAACATCCTCG gATGCCACCACAAAGTACCAAGATCCATCCTCGCTTTTTGAACACTTTCTTATAGCGGGTATCCATCCAAATGCAAATCTGGAGCCTGTTGAGGATGCATTTGCTCATAGAAAGATATGGGAGGATAGAGCCGACAAAACAGACCTAATGGATCTCAAAGTTATGCAGTTTCGATCACCTCCAAGTGTCACAATGGAACCTCAG ATACTTTTCAAGTACCCTCCAGGGAAAAGGCTATCTATGCGCTTAGGAGATTTAGCATCCTTTTGCTTTCCTACCGGTGTGAAG GCATGTGTGATGGAGAGGACACCATCACTGAATGAGCTAAATCAAGTCGTTTACGGGCAG GATCATTTGACCAGAGATGACTCTGCATTTATATTTTCACTCAAG GTGGCAGACAATGCAACTCTGTACGGTGTGTGCCTACACACACAAGAATTCGTTCAGAGACCACCAGGAATGCTCGGCGCTGCAACCCCCCTTTCAAAAAAATCCGGAAGAGGCAGTCGTTTTTTGGTCACAGCACCTCGCTGTTATTGTCTCTTAACAAGAGTCCCCTTCTTTCAACTCCACTACGAGATGTTAAACAG TATTGTAGCACAGGAGCGCCAAAATCGAATCACACAGTTTGTAAGTGAAGTGGGCCCTGATCGTTCCCTTCCAGCACCCCCACCAAATGAAGACCAAGTGGATGAAACTGAAACTACTGGTCAAGAAGAAGATCCAACCCCTGATCGCTCATGGATGGATGCTGCAATACCAGTCGACACCACCATAACACTTTCTGCTATAACTACAGGCATTATAGATGATACGCTAAATTCGCCTTCATGGTTTCAAACCGGGTCTCCTAGTGTTGCAAGAAAGGAGATGACTTATGTTGATGATTCCAATAATGATGCCATGGAAAAACGATGGGAGTGTATAGGAAAAATGCATGGTGATCATGATAGTGTCAGAAAGGCAGATGTTGATGCGTGTGTTATTCCCATGAACCGGACACTTGAACGACATGGAAGCGTTGGGCCCTTGttcag TTTGATGAAAGGCGTCTTATCAGAGGATGAAGGCGGGGTACATTTTTGTAGTGATAGAGATGCTACTAATAAAACGATCATGGAATGGGCTAAG gaaaacaaaaatgacttgctACAGACTGTTTGCAACTATCATGCTTTGAGGGTTCCATCATATGGAGGTAAAATATGTTTCAGGCCACTCGAGCATCTACCGGCTATTGAATATTATAGAACTGCTTTTGCTTTTGGAGATCAAACTGTCGATATGTCAGAGATTCCCGATAAG GTCAAGTTCAAGCTTGCTGCAATCGAGGAAGCCGTGTCACTATCAAATTGGACAACCATAACACTTTGTAGAGCTCTTTCTCTTGAAAAT GTTCTAATATTGCTTTCAGCAGTACTGTTGGAGAAACAAGTGATTATCACATCCCCAAATCTG GGTGTCCTATCAGCCACAGTGTTATCTCTTATTCCTATGATTCTTCCATTTGAATGGCAAAGCCTCTTCCTTCCT GTTCTTCCAGGGAAGATGTTTGATTTCCTTGATGCCCCTGTTCCTTTTGTT GTGGGGATACTGCATAAACCAGGTGATAACAAGATGAAATCATCTAATAACCTTGTTCGTGTTGATTTGGAGACAAATCAG GTGGAAATGTCGTCCTTGCCAGCACTTCCTAGGCACAAAGAATTGATGACCAGACTAGCGCCACTTCATGGTAGACTATCATGTGACAAAACTGCTGCTAAAAAGTATCCGGTTTACAAGAGCAACAAATGGCAG ATTGAAGCTGCAACACATTTCTTAGCCGCTATGAGGCAGCACTTGGAGTCGCTATGTTCAAACTTGAGCTCCCATATCGTCCCTAATGTACAATGCGAGACCGACCCG GCCTATTATATGTTTTGGTTGCAGGCTAACCTACTTCTCAAGGAAAGCTATATTGATTCCTTCGCCTATAGGGACCAACGATTTGTCAGG
- the LOC111912533 gene encoding uncharacterized protein LOC111912533 isoform X2, which produces MTTVGNHRRCRSEIVTSLNTQNQSNGFQRLKNQMQKALNWGGGQDFNQEILANQKRQWNQFHSTSSDATTKYQDPSSLFEHFLIAGIHPNANLEPVEDAFAHRKIWEDRADKTDLMDLKVMQFRSPPSVTMEPQILFKYPPGKRLSMRLGDLASFCFPTGVKACVMERTPSLNELNQVVYGQDHLTRDDSAFIFSLKVADNATLYGVCLHTQEFVQRPPGMLGAATPLSKKSGRGSRFLVTAPRCYCLLTRVPFFQLHYEMLNSIVAQERQNRITQFVSEVGPDRSLPAPPPNEDQVDETETTGQEEDPTPDRSWMDAAIPVDTTITLSAITTGIIDDTLNSPSWFQTGSPSVARKEMTYVDDSNNDAMEKRWECIGKMHGDHDSVRKADVDACVIPMNRTLERHGSVGPLFSLMKGVLSEDEGGVHFCSDRDATNKTIMEWAKENKNDLLQTVCNYHALRVPSYGGKICFRPLEHLPAIEYYRTAFAFGDQTVDMSEIPDKVKFKLAAIEEAVSLSNWTTITLCRALSLENVLILLSAVLLEKQVIITSPNLGVLSATVLSLIPMILPFEWQSLFLPVLPGKMFDFLDAPVPFVVGILHKPGDNKMKSSNNLVRVDLETNQVEMSSLPALPRHKELMTRLAPLHGRLSCDKTAAKKYPVYKSNKWQIEAATHFLAAMRQHLESLCSNLSSHIVPNVQCETDPANLLLKESYIDSFAYRDQRFVREFVDTQMFTVLSDIRLARHVG; this is translated from the exons ATGACGACAGTAGGCAACCATAGACGTTGTAGAAGCGAAATAGTGACGTCATTAAATACTCAAAATCAAAGCAATGGTTTTCAACGATTGAAGAATCAAATGCAAAAAGCTTTAAACTGGGGTGGTGGCCAGGATTTCAACCAAGAGATTTTAGCTAATCAGAAACGTCAATGGAATCAGTTTCACTCAACATCCTCG gATGCCACCACAAAGTACCAAGATCCATCCTCGCTTTTTGAACACTTTCTTATAGCGGGTATCCATCCAAATGCAAATCTGGAGCCTGTTGAGGATGCATTTGCTCATAGAAAGATATGGGAGGATAGAGCCGACAAAACAGACCTAATGGATCTCAAAGTTATGCAGTTTCGATCACCTCCAAGTGTCACAATGGAACCTCAG ATACTTTTCAAGTACCCTCCAGGGAAAAGGCTATCTATGCGCTTAGGAGATTTAGCATCCTTTTGCTTTCCTACCGGTGTGAAG GCATGTGTGATGGAGAGGACACCATCACTGAATGAGCTAAATCAAGTCGTTTACGGGCAG GATCATTTGACCAGAGATGACTCTGCATTTATATTTTCACTCAAG GTGGCAGACAATGCAACTCTGTACGGTGTGTGCCTACACACACAAGAATTCGTTCAGAGACCACCAGGAATGCTCGGCGCTGCAACCCCCCTTTCAAAAAAATCCGGAAGAGGCAGTCGTTTTTTGGTCACAGCACCTCGCTGTTATTGTCTCTTAACAAGAGTCCCCTTCTTTCAACTCCACTACGAGATGTTAAACAG TATTGTAGCACAGGAGCGCCAAAATCGAATCACACAGTTTGTAAGTGAAGTGGGCCCTGATCGTTCCCTTCCAGCACCCCCACCAAATGAAGACCAAGTGGATGAAACTGAAACTACTGGTCAAGAAGAAGATCCAACCCCTGATCGCTCATGGATGGATGCTGCAATACCAGTCGACACCACCATAACACTTTCTGCTATAACTACAGGCATTATAGATGATACGCTAAATTCGCCTTCATGGTTTCAAACCGGGTCTCCTAGTGTTGCAAGAAAGGAGATGACTTATGTTGATGATTCCAATAATGATGCCATGGAAAAACGATGGGAGTGTATAGGAAAAATGCATGGTGATCATGATAGTGTCAGAAAGGCAGATGTTGATGCGTGTGTTATTCCCATGAACCGGACACTTGAACGACATGGAAGCGTTGGGCCCTTGttcag TTTGATGAAAGGCGTCTTATCAGAGGATGAAGGCGGGGTACATTTTTGTAGTGATAGAGATGCTACTAATAAAACGATCATGGAATGGGCTAAG gaaaacaaaaatgacttgctACAGACTGTTTGCAACTATCATGCTTTGAGGGTTCCATCATATGGAGGTAAAATATGTTTCAGGCCACTCGAGCATCTACCGGCTATTGAATATTATAGAACTGCTTTTGCTTTTGGAGATCAAACTGTCGATATGTCAGAGATTCCCGATAAG GTCAAGTTCAAGCTTGCTGCAATCGAGGAAGCCGTGTCACTATCAAATTGGACAACCATAACACTTTGTAGAGCTCTTTCTCTTGAAAAT GTTCTAATATTGCTTTCAGCAGTACTGTTGGAGAAACAAGTGATTATCACATCCCCAAATCTG GGTGTCCTATCAGCCACAGTGTTATCTCTTATTCCTATGATTCTTCCATTTGAATGGCAAAGCCTCTTCCTTCCT GTTCTTCCAGGGAAGATGTTTGATTTCCTTGATGCCCCTGTTCCTTTTGTT GTGGGGATACTGCATAAACCAGGTGATAACAAGATGAAATCATCTAATAACCTTGTTCGTGTTGATTTGGAGACAAATCAG GTGGAAATGTCGTCCTTGCCAGCACTTCCTAGGCACAAAGAATTGATGACCAGACTAGCGCCACTTCATGGTAGACTATCATGTGACAAAACTGCTGCTAAAAAGTATCCGGTTTACAAGAGCAACAAATGGCAG ATTGAAGCTGCAACACATTTCTTAGCCGCTATGAGGCAGCACTTGGAGTCGCTATGTTCAAACTTGAGCTCCCATATCGTCCCTAATGTACAATGCGAGACCGACCCG GCTAACCTACTTCTCAAGGAAAGCTATATTGATTCCTTCGCCTATAGGGACCAACGATTTGTCAGG